In one Bordetella pertussis 18323 genomic region, the following are encoded:
- a CDS encoding ABC transporter substrate-binding protein, whose amino-acid sequence MEMQKAIGKWWRRAMGGIALLAAAGTAGAQAPEPLRVRLDWTPWGVQAAFHLAQQKGWYKQAGLDVTLEDGNGSVTTVQIVGGSDRFDLGHAALASMMIARDKGLPVKAVAVFARHSDIGLLVPADSGIAGPEQLKGRKVAYTAGSLEAPFIDAFLARGKLKKSDLELINVDAASKASTYAVGRADAAFSTIPFFLPVVSQNRPSRAVRFADFGLDMPSFGLFASEDKLRERGEAIGRFASVSARAWEYIYAGHEDEAVSAILAQRPQARLDRTVLRGQIDALRGYFGLAAGQRVGAPVPADWEQAVKTLSSVGLVRADAKAADFYVPDLARPQRYDALVKP is encoded by the coding sequence ATGGAGATGCAGAAGGCAATCGGGAAGTGGTGGCGCCGGGCCATGGGCGGTATCGCCCTGCTGGCGGCGGCGGGTACGGCCGGCGCGCAGGCGCCGGAGCCGTTGCGGGTGCGGCTGGACTGGACGCCCTGGGGCGTGCAGGCGGCTTTCCACCTGGCGCAGCAGAAGGGCTGGTACAAGCAGGCGGGCCTGGACGTCACGCTGGAGGACGGCAACGGTTCGGTCACGACGGTGCAGATCGTGGGCGGCAGCGACCGTTTCGACCTGGGGCACGCCGCCCTGGCGTCCATGATGATTGCGCGCGACAAGGGGCTGCCGGTCAAGGCGGTGGCCGTGTTCGCGCGCCACAGCGACATTGGCCTGCTGGTGCCGGCCGATTCCGGCATTGCCGGGCCCGAACAGCTCAAGGGACGCAAGGTGGCCTATACCGCCGGCTCGCTCGAGGCGCCGTTCATCGACGCCTTCCTGGCGCGCGGCAAGCTGAAGAAAAGCGATCTGGAGCTGATCAACGTCGATGCCGCCAGCAAGGCCTCCACCTATGCGGTGGGCCGTGCCGACGCGGCGTTCTCGACCATCCCGTTCTTCCTGCCCGTGGTATCGCAGAACCGCCCGTCGCGGGCCGTGCGCTTTGCCGACTTCGGCCTGGACATGCCCAGCTTCGGGCTGTTCGCCAGCGAGGACAAGCTGCGCGAGCGCGGCGAGGCCATCGGACGCTTTGCCAGCGTCAGCGCGCGCGCCTGGGAATACATCTACGCGGGCCACGAGGACGAGGCCGTATCCGCCATCCTGGCGCAGCGGCCGCAGGCGCGCCTGGACCGTACGGTGCTGCGCGGCCAGATCGATGCCTTGCGCGGCTACTTCGGCCTGGCGGCCGGCCAGCGCGTGGGCGCGCCGGTGCCGGCCGACTGGGAGCAGGCGGTCAAGACGCTGTCGTCGGTGGGCCTGGTACGCGCCGACGCCAAGGCGGCCGACTTCTATGTGCCGGACCTGGCCCGGCCGCAACGCTACGACGCGCTGGTGAAACCGTGA
- a CDS encoding TRAP transporter large permease produces MEFLIANLAPIMFATLVLFLLLGFPVAFALAANGILYGLVGIELDLLSPALFQALPQRVFGIISNDTLLAVPFFTLMGLVLERSGMAEDLLETIGQVFGPLRGGLAIAVVFVGAMLAATTGVVSASVISMGLISLPIMLRYGYDRRLASGVIAASGTLSQIIPPSLVLIILADQLGRSIGDMYRAAMVPGFVLAGAYIAYVVIVSLVKPSAAPALPEEARRFREPNGSRGGRSLLVLMLISSLSAYVLGQWLENDTAPVDEQVVVSLLLWGLTAFVIAIANKVFRLKMLSALAERVTFVMIPPLFLIFLVLGTIFIGVATPTEGGAMGAVGAIIMALIRRRLTLDLLKQAMDTTTKLSCFVVFILVGSTVFGLTFRGVNGDLWVEHLLIGLPGGEWGFLIVVSVLTFVLAFFLDFFELAFIIVPLLGPVADKMGIDLIWFGIILAVNMQTSFMHPPFGFALFYLRSVAPKDAYKDKITGKVIQPVTTGQIYWGSVPFIVIQLFMVAAVMLFPGMVMHYKGGQSTVDPASVKIEVEGGYGGSVYGGGDATPFK; encoded by the coding sequence ATGGAGTTTCTGATAGCCAATCTGGCGCCGATCATGTTCGCGACGCTGGTGCTGTTCTTGCTGCTGGGTTTTCCGGTGGCGTTCGCGCTGGCGGCCAACGGGATTCTGTATGGTCTGGTGGGCATCGAGCTGGACCTGCTCAGCCCGGCGCTGTTCCAGGCCTTGCCGCAGCGGGTGTTCGGCATTATTTCCAACGACACGCTGCTGGCGGTGCCGTTCTTTACCCTGATGGGGCTGGTGCTGGAGCGATCGGGCATGGCCGAGGACCTGCTCGAGACGATCGGCCAGGTGTTCGGTCCGTTGCGCGGGGGGCTGGCGATCGCGGTGGTGTTCGTGGGCGCGATGCTGGCGGCGACCACCGGCGTGGTGTCGGCCTCGGTGATCTCGATGGGACTGATTTCGCTGCCCATCATGCTGCGCTACGGGTATGACAGGCGGCTGGCCAGCGGGGTGATCGCGGCCTCGGGCACGCTGTCGCAGATCATTCCGCCCTCGCTGGTGCTGATCATCCTGGCCGACCAGCTGGGGCGCTCGATCGGGGACATGTACCGCGCGGCGATGGTGCCGGGGTTCGTGCTGGCGGGGGCGTACATCGCCTATGTGGTGATCGTCTCGCTGGTCAAGCCCTCGGCGGCGCCGGCGCTGCCCGAGGAGGCGCGCAGGTTTCGCGAGCCCAACGGCTCGCGCGGGGGGCGTTCGCTGCTGGTGCTGATGCTGATTTCCTCGCTGTCGGCCTATGTGCTGGGGCAGTGGCTGGAGAACGACACGGCGCCGGTCGACGAGCAGGTGGTGGTGAGCCTGCTGCTGTGGGGGCTGACGGCGTTCGTGATCGCGATCGCCAACAAGGTGTTCCGCCTGAAGATGCTCTCGGCGCTGGCCGAGCGGGTGACCTTCGTGATGATCCCGCCGCTGTTCCTGATTTTCCTGGTGCTGGGCACGATCTTCATCGGCGTGGCCACGCCCACCGAGGGCGGGGCGATGGGGGCGGTGGGGGCGATCATCATGGCGCTGATCCGCCGGCGCCTGACGCTGGACCTGCTCAAGCAGGCGATGGACACGACCACCAAGCTGTCGTGCTTCGTGGTGTTCATCCTGGTGGGCTCGACGGTGTTCGGGCTGACCTTCCGCGGGGTCAACGGCGATCTGTGGGTCGAGCACCTGCTGATCGGGCTGCCGGGCGGGGAGTGGGGGTTCCTGATCGTGGTCAGCGTGCTGACCTTCGTGCTGGCGTTCTTCCTGGACTTCTTCGAGCTGGCGTTCATCATCGTGCCGCTGCTCGGCCCGGTGGCCGACAAGATGGGCATCGACCTGATCTGGTTCGGGATCATCCTGGCGGTGAACATGCAGACCTCGTTCATGCACCCGCCGTTCGGCTTCGCGCTGTTCTACCTGCGCTCGGTCGCGCCCAAGGACGCCTACAAGGACAAGATCACCGGCAAGGTCATCCAGCCGGTGACCACCGGCCAGATCTACTGGGGCTCGGTGCCGTTCATCGTGATCCAGCTGTTCATGGTGGCCGCCGTCATGCTGTTTCCCGGCATGGTCATGCACTACAAGGGCGGCCAGTCCACCGTCGACCCGGCCAGCGTGAAGATCGAAGTGGAGGGGGGCTACGGCGGCAGCGTATACGGGGGAGGCGACGCCACGCCATTCAAATAG
- a CDS encoding ABC transporter permease: MTATGRKCLHAAAGAVSLAVFLLLWEGLGRALEVRPIMLPLPSQIALELAAEWRWYADQAWYTLMTTVAGFAVAVVGGVLIAVMLVSSRWCESFLYPLIVALNSVPKVAIAPLFVIWLGTGAEPKIAIAFLIAVFAVIVDTVHGLKSVPQDVLDLGRVLKGSRRDFFFKVRLPGALPSIVTGMKVAVSLALVGAIVGEFVSSQRGLGYVIMSAQGTFDTVRVFAALTVLAVMGMALFALLVWFERKATPWRTPVEGH, from the coding sequence ATGACAGCCACGGGTCGCAAATGCTTGCATGCGGCAGCGGGCGCCGTATCGCTGGCGGTGTTCCTGCTGTTGTGGGAAGGGCTGGGGCGGGCGCTGGAGGTGCGGCCCATCATGCTGCCGCTGCCTTCGCAGATAGCGCTGGAGCTGGCCGCGGAATGGCGCTGGTACGCCGACCAGGCCTGGTACACGCTGATGACCACCGTGGCCGGCTTCGCGGTCGCGGTGGTGGGCGGCGTGCTGATCGCCGTGATGCTGGTCAGTTCGCGCTGGTGCGAGAGCTTCCTGTACCCGCTGATCGTGGCGCTCAACAGCGTGCCCAAGGTGGCGATTGCGCCGCTCTTTGTCATCTGGCTGGGCACCGGCGCCGAGCCCAAGATCGCCATCGCCTTCCTGATCGCCGTGTTCGCCGTCATCGTCGACACCGTGCACGGCCTGAAGTCGGTGCCGCAGGACGTGCTGGACCTGGGCCGCGTGCTCAAGGGGTCGCGGCGCGATTTCTTCTTCAAGGTACGCCTGCCTGGCGCCCTGCCGTCCATCGTGACCGGCATGAAGGTCGCCGTGTCGCTGGCGCTGGTGGGCGCCATCGTCGGCGAGTTCGTTTCCTCGCAGCGCGGGCTGGGCTACGTGATCATGAGCGCGCAAGGCACCTTCGACACCGTGCGCGTGTTCGCGGCCCTGACGGTGCTGGCGGTCATGGGCATGGCCCTGTTCGCGCTGCTGGTGTGGTTCGAGCGCAAGGCCACGCCGTGGCGCACGCCCGTCGAGGGCCATTGA
- a CDS encoding FAD binding domain-containing protein, which produces MKAAQFEYFRAESMQQALQWLRQHDGRAKLMAGGQSLGPMLNLRLARPPVVIDISGVPALREVGERGGRVRVGAAVTHAEIEDGVHAALRGSALQQVATGIAYRAIRNRGTIGGSLAHADPAADWVLTMVALGADIEIAGVDGERMVPAESFMQGAYTTVVGEGELIAAVHVPAMTDGARWGYYKFCRKAGEFAEASCAAWFEPARWVARIAVGALDGAPCLLPGLADAVARQGAAALQAERIDEAVAQAMPGKDALHRKLHATAVARCLKQALGVQE; this is translated from the coding sequence ATGAAAGCGGCGCAGTTCGAATATTTCCGCGCCGAGTCGATGCAGCAGGCGCTGCAGTGGCTGCGCCAGCACGACGGCCGCGCCAAGCTGATGGCCGGCGGCCAGTCGCTGGGCCCGATGCTGAATCTGCGCCTGGCGCGTCCACCGGTGGTGATCGACATCTCGGGGGTGCCGGCGCTGCGCGAGGTAGGCGAGCGCGGCGGCCGCGTGCGCGTGGGGGCCGCGGTCACCCACGCCGAGATCGAGGACGGCGTGCACGCGGCGCTGCGCGGCTCGGCCTTGCAGCAGGTGGCGACGGGCATCGCCTATCGCGCCATCCGCAACCGCGGCACGATCGGCGGCAGCCTGGCGCACGCCGATCCGGCGGCCGACTGGGTGCTGACCATGGTGGCGCTGGGCGCCGACATCGAGATCGCCGGCGTGGACGGCGAGCGCATGGTGCCGGCCGAATCCTTCATGCAGGGCGCCTACACCACGGTGGTGGGCGAGGGCGAATTGATCGCCGCCGTGCACGTACCGGCCATGACCGATGGCGCGCGCTGGGGCTACTACAAGTTCTGCCGCAAGGCCGGCGAGTTCGCCGAGGCCAGTTGCGCGGCCTGGTTCGAGCCCGCGCGGTGGGTGGCACGCATCGCGGTGGGCGCGCTCGACGGCGCGCCCTGCCTGCTGCCGGGGCTGGCCGACGCCGTGGCGCGCCAGGGCGCGGCCGCGCTGCAGGCCGAGCGGATCGATGAAGCGGTGGCGCAGGCCATGCCCGGCAAGGATGCCCTGCATCGCAAATTGCATGCAACCGCCGTGGCGCGCTGCCTGAAGCAGGCGCTGGGCGTACAGGAATGA
- a CDS encoding xanthine dehydrogenase family Fe-S subunit, which yields MTMVQVTLEVNGRQVAHEASPRMHLGDFLRDQARLTGTHLGCEHGVCGACTVLVDGQPVRSCITYAVACEGRQVTTIEGYDGDPVMARLRAAFTKYHALQCGYCTPGMLTTSRDIVLRMPDADEARVRVELSGNLCRCTGYMGIVGAVMSVLRDLREQPDAAVQALRAAAADGRLPAPRGEQPIAFQPFTPSAPTAAQAEPRPAAAASPVGGKGNQIVDAFTVPFPAAEVWAFMVDLPAVAACLPGAVIEETDSQRVKGKIAIKFGPMAAAFNGAARLERDEAAMRAVFRGAGQDSLSQSRATGDIAYQVEAVSENETRVKVDLQYALQGPLAQFSRSGLVQDFVRRMIADFGKNVTARLRQPGGEALPQAQFNPVAMFFSVLWMRIKRWFGHGG from the coding sequence ATGACGATGGTTCAAGTAACGTTGGAAGTCAACGGCAGGCAGGTGGCCCACGAGGCGTCGCCGCGCATGCACCTGGGCGATTTTCTGCGCGACCAGGCGCGCCTGACGGGCACCCACCTGGGCTGCGAGCACGGCGTATGCGGCGCCTGTACCGTGCTGGTCGACGGCCAGCCGGTCCGTTCGTGCATCACCTATGCGGTGGCGTGCGAAGGCCGCCAGGTGACCACCATCGAAGGCTATGACGGCGATCCGGTCATGGCGCGCCTGCGCGCCGCCTTCACCAAGTACCATGCGCTGCAATGCGGCTATTGCACCCCGGGCATGCTGACGACGTCGCGCGACATCGTGTTGCGCATGCCCGATGCCGACGAAGCGCGCGTGCGCGTGGAACTGTCGGGCAACCTGTGCCGCTGCACCGGCTACATGGGCATCGTGGGCGCCGTGATGTCGGTGCTGCGCGACCTGCGCGAGCAACCCGACGCGGCCGTGCAGGCCTTGCGCGCGGCCGCGGCCGACGGGCGCCTGCCGGCGCCGCGCGGCGAGCAGCCCATCGCTTTCCAGCCTTTCACGCCCAGCGCGCCGACGGCTGCCCAGGCGGAGCCACGGCCGGCCGCGGCCGCCAGCCCGGTCGGCGGCAAGGGCAACCAGATCGTCGACGCGTTCACCGTGCCGTTTCCCGCGGCCGAGGTGTGGGCCTTCATGGTGGACCTGCCGGCCGTGGCGGCCTGCCTGCCGGGCGCGGTCATCGAGGAAACCGACAGCCAGCGCGTCAAGGGCAAGATCGCCATCAAGTTCGGCCCCATGGCTGCCGCGTTCAACGGCGCGGCTCGCCTGGAGCGCGACGAAGCGGCCATGCGCGCGGTTTTTCGCGGCGCCGGCCAGGATTCGCTGAGCCAGTCGCGCGCCACCGGCGATATTGCCTACCAGGTCGAGGCGGTGTCCGAGAACGAGACGCGCGTCAAGGTGGATCTGCAGTACGCCCTGCAGGGGCCGCTGGCGCAGTTCTCGCGCTCGGGGCTGGTGCAGGATTTCGTGCGGCGCATGATCGCCGATTTCGGCAAGAACGTGACGGCGCGCCTGCGCCAGCCTGGCGGCGAGGCGTTGCCGCAGGCGCAGTTCAACCCGGTGGCGATGTTCTTCAGCGTGTTGTGGATGCGGATCAAGCGCTGGTTCGGCCACGGCGGCTGA
- a CDS encoding methyltransferase domain-containing protein translates to MALITSCLPAPVGGTAIQMSLPSSLPSLPIVAADVVRQFSRRGDLAQAQFLYGEVAQRMMGRLRYIRLQPAALLDAGCGAGASLPLLRDRFPSAAYTGLDAAEPLLAHARQAWTPGGVAAWLGRLAQRGKPAVSFVRADLAASGLPPEQLDLVWSNLALHWHPEPHAVLAEWRRILKVGGLAMFSCLGPGTLRELREALADAGLRTATPTFVDMHDFGDLLVENGFADPVMDQETLTLTYETPQRLLEDVRALGGNPARDRRAGLAGRAWLDRLHAALEARRGPQGRISLSIEVAYGHAWRAPARRAAPGETHLSVSAIGGRRAG, encoded by the coding sequence ATGGCCCTGATCACATCATGCCTGCCCGCGCCCGTGGGCGGCACCGCGATACAAATGTCCTTGCCTTCTTCCCTGCCTTCGCTTCCCATCGTGGCCGCCGACGTGGTGCGCCAGTTCTCCCGCCGCGGCGATCTCGCGCAGGCTCAGTTCCTGTATGGCGAAGTCGCGCAGCGCATGATGGGCCGGCTGCGCTATATCAGGCTGCAACCGGCCGCGCTGCTGGACGCCGGCTGCGGCGCGGGCGCCAGCCTGCCGCTGCTGCGCGACCGCTTTCCGAGCGCCGCCTATACCGGGCTGGACGCCGCCGAGCCGCTGCTGGCCCACGCGCGCCAGGCCTGGACGCCGGGCGGCGTGGCCGCCTGGCTGGGACGCCTGGCCCAGCGCGGCAAGCCCGCCGTCTCTTTCGTGCGCGCCGACCTGGCCGCCAGCGGGCTGCCGCCCGAGCAGCTGGACCTGGTGTGGTCCAACCTGGCCCTGCACTGGCATCCCGAGCCGCACGCGGTCCTGGCCGAATGGCGCCGCATCCTCAAGGTGGGCGGGCTGGCGATGTTTTCCTGCCTGGGTCCCGGAACGCTGCGCGAGCTGCGCGAGGCGCTGGCCGATGCCGGCCTGCGCACGGCCACGCCGACCTTCGTGGACATGCACGATTTTGGCGACCTGCTGGTCGAGAACGGTTTTGCCGATCCGGTAATGGACCAGGAAACCCTGACGCTGACCTACGAGACCCCCCAGCGCCTGCTGGAGGATGTGCGCGCCCTGGGCGGCAACCCGGCGCGCGACCGGCGCGCCGGCCTGGCCGGGCGCGCCTGGCTGGATCGCCTGCATGCGGCGCTGGAGGCCCGGCGCGGCCCGCAAGGCCGCATCAGCCTGAGCATCGAAGTGGCCTACGGCCACGCCTGGCGGGCGCCGGCGCGGCGCGCCGCGCCCGGCGAAACCCATCTCTCGGTCAGCGCCATCGGCGGACGCCGGGCAGGCTGA
- a CDS encoding YbdK family carboxylate-amine ligase: MEQIPFVSSAPNTLGIELELQLVDPRSFDLAAASDELLAQLANHPIADRVKPEITRSMIELNSSVHEHPAGLLAEMREMRDVLCEAADAVGVGVTGGGAHPFMRWQDRAISDTPRFQYLAEMYGYLARQFTVFGQHIHLGVPSGDAAVRMVRGLSPYVPHFIALSAASPYCEGVDTLFSCCRLNAVNSFPLAGHMPADVTDWYRFEAHLAQLRASGLAESIKDLYWDIRPKPEYGTVEIRVCDTPLTVERACQLAAFAQALAVQVARDPEPSQQAWLAYRSNHFQACRFGLHGSYVTPDGQRVRLVDHLRALFERLAPVAEELGTGDMLQTLRDEILRNGNDARWLRGQFLKVRELPLVVESMAQNWRGQGVQDTPPSAVRRRIRATSEPVGGVCALSTPQGDPLPGWAERLH; this comes from the coding sequence ATGGAACAGATCCCCTTCGTTTCGTCAGCCCCCAACACCTTGGGTATCGAGCTCGAATTGCAGTTGGTCGATCCCCGCAGCTTTGACTTGGCTGCCGCGTCTGACGAGTTGTTGGCCCAGTTGGCCAACCATCCCATCGCCGATCGGGTCAAACCCGAAATCACCCGATCGATGATCGAGCTGAATTCCTCGGTGCACGAGCACCCGGCCGGCTTGCTGGCCGAAATGCGCGAAATGCGCGATGTCCTTTGCGAAGCCGCCGACGCGGTCGGCGTTGGCGTCACGGGCGGTGGCGCCCACCCCTTCATGCGTTGGCAGGACCGCGCCATTTCCGATACGCCGCGCTTCCAGTACCTGGCCGAGATGTACGGCTACCTGGCGCGCCAGTTCACGGTGTTCGGCCAGCATATCCACCTGGGCGTGCCCTCCGGCGACGCGGCGGTGCGCATGGTGCGCGGGCTGTCGCCGTATGTCCCGCATTTCATCGCCCTGTCGGCCGCCTCGCCCTATTGCGAAGGCGTGGACACCCTGTTTTCGTGCTGCCGCCTCAACGCGGTCAACAGTTTCCCGCTGGCTGGCCACATGCCCGCCGACGTGACCGACTGGTACCGCTTCGAGGCCCACCTGGCCCAGCTGCGCGCCAGCGGCCTGGCCGAGAGCATCAAGGACCTGTACTGGGACATCCGGCCCAAGCCCGAGTACGGCACGGTCGAGATCCGGGTCTGCGACACCCCGCTGACCGTCGAGCGGGCCTGCCAGCTGGCTGCCTTCGCGCAGGCGCTGGCGGTGCAGGTGGCGCGCGACCCCGAACCCAGCCAGCAGGCCTGGCTGGCCTATCGCAGCAACCATTTCCAGGCCTGCCGTTTCGGCCTGCACGGCAGCTACGTCACGCCGGACGGGCAGCGCGTGCGGCTGGTGGACCACCTGCGCGCGCTGTTCGAGCGCTTGGCGCCGGTGGCCGAAGAACTGGGCACCGGCGACATGCTGCAAACCCTGCGCGACGAGATCCTGCGCAATGGCAACGACGCGCGCTGGCTGCGCGGCCAATTCCTCAAGGTGCGCGAACTGCCCCTGGTGGTCGAGTCCATGGCGCAAAACTGGCGCGGCCAGGGCGTCCAGGACACCCCCCCGTCGGCGGTGCGGCGCCGCATCCGCGCGACCTCCGAGCCAGTGGGAGGCGTGTGCGCCCTGAGCACGCCGCAGGGCGATCCGCTGCCCGGCTGGGCCGAGCGCCTGCACTGA
- a CDS encoding TRAP transporter small permease subunit, translating into MWALLALSRGIDALNLRVGRAVTWVTLLVVLVSAGNAVVRKVFHSSSNAWLELQWYMFGAMFLLTAGYTLLKNEHVRVDILSSRLPRHKQIWIEIFGVVFFLLPACTLIMVLSWPVFMDSYLSGEQSSNSGGLIRWPVKLLIPVGFALLVLAGLSHLIKCIGFLRGQCPDPTAREGSKSAEELLAEEIAREALEREASVQEQRNNHEGR; encoded by the coding sequence ATGTGGGCATTGCTTGCCTTATCGCGCGGCATAGACGCGCTGAACCTGCGGGTCGGCCGGGCCGTGACATGGGTCACCTTGCTGGTGGTGCTGGTCAGCGCCGGCAATGCCGTGGTGCGCAAGGTGTTTCATAGCAGTTCGAACGCCTGGCTGGAACTGCAGTGGTACATGTTCGGCGCGATGTTCCTGCTGACCGCGGGCTACACGCTGCTGAAGAACGAACACGTGCGGGTGGACATTCTGTCCTCGCGGCTGCCGCGCCACAAGCAGATCTGGATCGAGATTTTCGGGGTGGTGTTCTTTCTGCTGCCGGCGTGCACCCTGATCATGGTTCTGTCGTGGCCGGTGTTCATGGATTCGTACCTGAGCGGCGAGCAGTCGTCGAACTCGGGCGGGTTGATCCGCTGGCCGGTCAAGCTGTTGATTCCGGTGGGGTTTGCGCTGCTGGTGCTGGCGGGGCTGTCGCACCTGATCAAGTGCATCGGGTTCTTGCGCGGGCAGTGTCCGGACCCGACCGCGCGCGAGGGCAGCAAGAGCGCCGAGGAGCTGCTGGCCGAGGAGATCGCCCGCGAGGCGCTGGAGCGCGAGGCGAGCGTGCAAGAACAACGTAATAACCACGAAGGCCGCTGA
- a CDS encoding ABC transporter ATP-binding protein, with protein sequence MSVAAVSAAGVRKKYPGERGVQALETISIDVPAGRFVSILGPSGCGKSTFLRCVAGLETISEGELRVAGQPVKGPPDGIGMVFQRDALLEWRNIRRNILLPVEFAGKPVARYRDKVDALLRLTGLAAFADNYPRELSGGMRQRAAICRALVDDPALLLMDEPFGALDALTRDQMNVELQRIWMETRNTVMFVTHGIAEAVFLGDEVMVFSPRPGRVLETIRIDLPRPRPLAVRETAEFGRYVRHIRGLFEQMGLIDEGGRAP encoded by the coding sequence GTGAGCGTGGCGGCTGTCAGCGCGGCCGGGGTGCGCAAGAAATACCCCGGCGAACGCGGGGTGCAGGCGCTGGAAACCATTTCGATCGATGTGCCCGCGGGCCGTTTCGTGAGCATTCTCGGCCCCAGCGGTTGCGGCAAGAGCACCTTCCTGCGCTGCGTGGCCGGCCTGGAGACGATCAGCGAGGGCGAACTGCGCGTGGCCGGCCAGCCCGTCAAAGGGCCGCCGGATGGCATAGGCATGGTGTTCCAGCGCGACGCGCTGCTTGAATGGCGCAACATTCGCCGCAACATCCTGCTGCCGGTCGAGTTTGCCGGCAAGCCGGTGGCGCGCTACCGCGACAAGGTCGACGCGCTGCTGCGGTTGACGGGCCTGGCGGCGTTCGCGGACAACTATCCGCGCGAACTGTCCGGCGGCATGCGCCAGCGCGCCGCCATCTGCCGCGCGCTGGTCGACGACCCGGCGTTGCTGCTGATGGACGAACCGTTCGGCGCGCTGGACGCCCTGACGCGCGACCAGATGAATGTGGAACTGCAGCGCATCTGGATGGAAACGCGCAACACCGTGATGTTCGTCACGCATGGCATCGCCGAGGCGGTGTTCCTGGGCGACGAAGTGATGGTGTTCTCGCCGCGTCCCGGACGGGTGCTCGAGACCATCCGCATCGACCTGCCGCGTCCGCGGCCGCTGGCGGTGCGCGAGACGGCCGAGTTCGGCCGCTATGTGCGCCATATACGCGGCCTGTTCGAGCAGATGGGCCTGATCGACGAGGGAGGGCGTGCGCCATGA